The Arachis ipaensis cultivar K30076 chromosome B07, Araip1.1, whole genome shotgun sequence genome includes a window with the following:
- the LOC107606110 gene encoding transcription factor TGA3 (The sequence of the model RefSeq protein was modified relative to this genomic sequence to represent the inferred CDS: added 60 bases not found in genome assembly): protein MDIFDTFPQVSMWGDNFKVDGGLINSITSPMLLVSTSTMAMDNKPEYVPHELREQSRQNQEATNKDVSKVLRRLAQNREAARKSRLRKKAYVQQLETSRLKLMQLEEEIVKAKKQSMYIGNNPLDASYMGSSGSLNSAGIVLFEIEYGNWIEEQHKLNEELRNAFQTQAPDEQLNQLIQTLLNHYSNLFKMKSDAAKADIFYLISGVWKSSAERLFLWIGGSRPSQLLSIIVPQLEPLTEQQTASISRLRLSSQQAEDALSQGLDKLQQSLVHNIAVDPLVAGNFGFQMADSIEKIEGLEGFLNQADHLRQQTLIHMSRILTTHQAAQGLLALGQYLQRLRSLSSLWASRPSQPL, encoded by the exons ATGGACATATTTGACACATTCCCACAAGTTAGCATGTGGGGTGACAACTTTAAGGTTGATGGTGGCCTCATAAATTCAATCACTTCTCCAATGTTGTTGGTGAGCACTAGCACCATGGCCATGGATAACAAG CCTGAATATGTTCCACATGAATTGAGGGAACAATCTAGACAAAATCAAGAGGCTACCAATAAAGATGTTAGTAAG GCTTATGTTCAACAATTAGAAACAAGCCGTTTGAAGCTCATGCAATTGGAGGAGGAGATTGTTAAAGCTAAAAAGCAG AGTATGTATATTGGAAACAATCCATTGGATGCTAGTTATATGGGATCTTCTGGATCATTAAACTCAG CAGGGATTGTTTTGTTTGAAATTGAATATGGAAATTGGATTGAAGAGCAACACAAACTGAATGAAGAACTCAGAAATGCATTCCAAACTCAAGCACCTGATGAACAACTTAATCAACTTATTCAGACTCTGTTGAATCATTACTCAAATCTTTTCAAGATGAAATCAGATGCTGCAAAGGCTGATATATTCTACCTAATCAGTGGTGTCTGGAAATCATCCGCGGAGCGCCTTTTCCTTTGGATTGGAGGATCTCGCCCTTCGCAGCTTCTAAGT ATCATTGTGCCACAGCTTGAACCTTTAACTGAACAACAAACTGCTAGCATTAGCAGACTCCGGCTATCGTCGCAACAAGCTGAAGATGCTCTCTCACAAGGACTAGATAAACTCCAGCAGAGTCTTGTCCACAACATTGCAGTTGATCCATTGGTAGCAGGAAACTTTGGGTTTCAGATGGCTGATTCCATTGagaaaattgagggacttgaaggCTTCCTTAACCAG GCAGATCATCTTAGGCAACAGACATTGATACACATGTCAAGGATCCTAACAACACATCAAGCTGCTCAAGGATTGCTGGCTTTGGGGCAATACTTGCAAAGACTTCGTTCTCTCAGTTCTCTTTGGGCTTCTCGTCCATCTCAACCTCTCTAG
- the LOC107608417 gene encoding RHOMBOID-like protein 8: MAAEGGSDQFIDIVKLSPPAKFPAAFPEDLKVAPSLKRRRSGGDTWVVSVFVIIHVGVFIATMLVNDCWTNSNGDCALKTLGRFSFQPLSENPLLGPSQSKLEEMGALRRNFVTEYHQTWRLFTSPFLHAGLFHLLLNLCSIIFIGIHLERELGPLRIGVIYAMSAFGGALMASLFLQHTPAVASSGALYGLLGTLLSELIWNWELQTKRVSAIVSFVFVFVCNFIIGFLPYVDNFASIGGFVSGFLLGSVLLLSRKLELPKVPIKGTLFDYGVKSYIKLKLKQNLDRPVLRIVSFILFSLILAGCLVAVLHGININSYCTWCPYVDCIPYTSWHCQNGETSCKTMVSDDQMTLTCMGNGNFRVFPFTNISRTRISDLCNLIC; this comes from the exons ATGGCGGCGGAAGGAGGTTCCGATCAATTCATCGACATCGTTAAGCTCTCTCCTCCGGCAAAGTTCCCGGCGGCATTCCCCGAGGACCTCAAGGTGGCTCCCTCCTTGAAGCGCCGCCGTTCTGGCGGTGACACGTGGGTGGTGTCAGTGTTCGTGATCATCCACGTGGGCGTCTTCATCGCAACGATGCTGGTCAATGATTGCTGGACGAACTCCAACGGCGACTGCGCCCTAAAAACCCTCGGAAGGTTCTCCTTCCAACCTCTCTCTGAGAATCCTCTCTTAGGCCCTTCTCAGTCCAA ATTAGAGGAAATGGGAGCGCTTCGGAGGAATTTCGTGACAGAGTATCACCAAACTTGGCGTCTTTTCACCTCTCCATTTCTTCATGCTGGGCTCTTCCACCTCCTCCTCAATCTCTGCAGTATCATCTTCATCGGAATTCACCTAGAGCGCGAGCTTGGACCGT TACGGATTGGTGTAATCTATGCAATGTCTGCATTTGGGGGAGCCTTGATGGCTTCTCTTTTTCTTCAGCATACCCCAGCTGTTGCCTCTTCTGGGGCTTTGTATGGATTACTCGGAACTTTACTCTCTGAGCTCATTTGGAACTGGGAATTACAAACCAAAAGG GTTTCAGCAATAGTCTCTTTTGTCTTTGTATTTGTTTGCAATTTCATCATTGGCTTTCTGCCTTATGTGGACAACTTTGCGAGCATTGGAGGTTTTGTATCAGGGTTCCTTCTTGGATCTGTACTTCTACTCAGCAGAAAGCTTGAACTGCCAAAGGTTCCAATCAAAGGAACTCTCTTTGATTATGGTGTCAAGAGTTACATCAAGTTAAAGTTGAAGCAAAACCTGGACAGACCGGTTCTCAGGATTGTTTCTTTTATCCTCTTTAGCCTGAT ATTGGCCGGTTGTCTTGTGGCAGTTCTTCACGGGATCAACATCAATAGTTATTGCACATGGTGCCCATATGTTGACTGTATCCCTTATACAAGCTGGCACTGCCAAAATGGAGAAACCTCTTGTAAG ACAATGGTGAGCGATGATCAGATGACATTGACCTGTATGGGGAATGGAAACTTCAGGGTCTTTCCTTTTACGAACATCTCTCGGACAAGGATCAGTGATCTATGCAATCTGATATGCTGA
- the LOC107606109 gene encoding uncharacterized protein LOC107606109 isoform X1, with amino-acid sequence MLNRDSLSLRAITYSLPYTSTTLPRKKKGILQLGWFGFLRCIVALIFRHQFQTRASSFRNPNCNSRFPSFSLYSSWLIDSWGSSRTGLWFRVNQRRTLAKASNWDEQRSPYETLELDRDADEEQIKSAYRRLAKFYHPDVYDGRGSLEEGETAEARFIKIQAAYELLIDDEKRRQYDMDNRVNPMKASEAWMEWLMKKRKAFAQRGDMAVAAWAEQQQRQLNLRVRQLSRSKMDPDEARKILAREKAAAAKNFSNTLKRHTLVLKKRDLMRRKAEQDQDKLISQLLAAEGLESDTDE; translated from the exons ATGTTAAACAGAGATTCGTTGTCATTGAGGGCCATCACGTATTCTCTTCCTTACACTTCCACGACCCTCCCCcgaaaaaaaaagggaattttGCAACTTGGGTGGTTCGGGTTTCTGCGTTGCATCGTTGCGTTGATTTTCAG ACACCAGTTTCAAACCAGGGCTTCTTCTTTTCGGAACCCTAATTGCAATTCCCGTTTTCCCTCTTTCTCGTTATACTCTTCCTGGCTCATCGATTCCTGGGGTTCTAGCAGGACTGGACTATGGTTTCGCGTTAATCAGAGGAGAACTCTGGCCAAGGCTTCAAATTGGGACGAACAACGATCCCCGTATGAAACCCTTG AATTGGACAGAGATGCTGATGAAGAACAGATAAAGAGCGCTTATCGACGATTGGCTAAATTCTATCATCCAGATG TCTATGATGGTAGAGGATCCCttgaggaaggtgaaacagcagaagctAGGTTCATTAAGATCCAAGCTGCTTATGAATTGCTTATAGACGATGAGAAACGAAGACAGTATGATATGGATAACCGAGTCAACCCTATGAAG GCGTCTGAGGCATGGATGGAGTGGCTAATGAAAAAGCGAAAAGCTTTTGCTCAACGTGGTGATATGGCAGTTGCTGCTTGGGCTGAGCAGCAACAGCGACAGTTGAATCTACGTGTCCGTCAACTTTCTCGTTCAAAG ATGGATCCTGATGAGGCAAGGAAGATTCTAGCTAGAGAGAAGGCAGCTGCTGCTAAGAATTTCTCCAATACCCTTAAAAGGCACACACTTGTTCTCAAGAAAAGAGATTTGATGAGAAGAAAGGCTGAGCAAGATCAAGATAAACTTATCAGCCAGCTCTTGGCAGCAGAAGGTCTTGAATCAGATACTGATGAATGA
- the LOC107606108 gene encoding phosphopantothenate--cysteine ligase 2-like, with the protein MDAPNGSQDTEQTLDSQVKAFFDSAPPLQNMNDIIQKLNHFIQLNSLSSENGIGRRIVCVTSGGTTAPLEQRCVRYVDNFSSGHRGATSTEYFLKAGYAVIFLYRRGSFQPFCRSLPDDPLLECFEAFEGLNIQVREAYSKALKTAIVDHHAAVASGLLLKLPFSTIFEYLQMLQIISKPMKDIGPRAMFYLAAAVSDFYVPWKDMVEHKIQSGSHILDVKLVQVPKMLSVLRKDWAPLAFCISFKLETDSNILLNKARGALEKYNMHAVVANELSTRKEQVVVVTIDDKITVQRDKSKADDDVENPLIKLLSQRHSAYIEDSKRTR; encoded by the exons ATGGATGCACCAAATGGATCCCAAGATACTGAGCAAACCCTTGATTCACAAGTCAAAGCGTTCTTTGATTCTGCTCCACCTCTCCAGAATATGAATGACATCATTCAGAAATTGAATCACTTCATTCAGCTGAATTCTTTATCTTCAG AAAATGGGATAGGTAGGAGAATTGTTTGTGTGACTTCTGGTGGCACCACTGCTCCATTGGAGCAGCGGTGCGTTCGCTATGTTGACAACTTTAGTTCAGGTCATAGGGGAGCCACATCCACTGA GTATTTTCTGAAGGCGGGATATGCTGTGATCTTCTTGTACAGGAG AGGAAGTTTCCAGCCATTCTGTAGATCCCTTCCTGATGATCCCTTACTTGAATGCTTTGAGGCCTTCGAAGGATTAAACATTCAAG TCCGTGAGGCTTATTCTAAAGCATTGAAGACCGCCATCGTGGATCATCATGCT GCAGTGGCTAGTGGTCTCCTGTTaaagcttcctttcagcactatATTTGAGTATCTTCAG aTGCTGCAAATCATTTCAAAGCCAATGAAGGATATCGGCCCACGTGCAATGTTCTATCTTGCTGCTGCAGTATCTGACTTTTATGTTCCTTGGAAGGACATG GTAGAACATAAAATTCAGTCTGGATCTCACATCTTGGATGTGAAACTTGTTCAAGTGCCAAAGATGCTATCAGTGCTTAGAAAAGATTGGGCACCCCTTGCTTTTTGTATATCTTTCAAG TTAGAGACAGATTCAAACATTCTTCTAAATAAGGCGCGGGGTGCTCTCGAGAAGTACAATATGCATGCTGTTGTTGCGAACGAGCTCTCCACGCGCAAGGAGCAAGTGGTGGTTGTCACCATTGACGACAAGATTACGGTTCAACGAGATAAGAGTAAGGCTGATGATGATGTAGAGAATCCCCTCATCAAGCTTCTTTCTCAGAGACATTCAGCTTACATTGAGGATTCCAAGAGAACGAGGTGA
- the LOC107606109 gene encoding uncharacterized protein LOC107606109 isoform X2, with protein MSNLITLCRPHTLFFSSFITCRHQFQTRASSFRNPNCNSRFPSFSLYSSWLIDSWGSSRTGLWFRVNQRRTLAKASNWDEQRSPYETLELDRDADEEQIKSAYRRLAKFYHPDVYDGRGSLEEGETAEARFIKIQAAYELLIDDEKRRQYDMDNRVNPMKASEAWMEWLMKKRKAFAQRGDMAVAAWAEQQQRQLNLRVRQLSRSKMDPDEARKILAREKAAAAKNFSNTLKRHTLVLKKRDLMRRKAEQDQDKLISQLLAAEGLESDTDE; from the exons ATGAGCAATTTGATAACCCTGTGTAGGCCTCACACACTGttcttctcttctttcattaCTTGCAGACACCAGTTTCAAACCAGGGCTTCTTCTTTTCGGAACCCTAATTGCAATTCCCGTTTTCCCTCTTTCTCGTTATACTCTTCCTGGCTCATCGATTCCTGGGGTTCTAGCAGGACTGGACTATGGTTTCGCGTTAATCAGAGGAGAACTCTGGCCAAGGCTTCAAATTGGGACGAACAACGATCCCCGTATGAAACCCTTG AATTGGACAGAGATGCTGATGAAGAACAGATAAAGAGCGCTTATCGACGATTGGCTAAATTCTATCATCCAGATG TCTATGATGGTAGAGGATCCCttgaggaaggtgaaacagcagaagctAGGTTCATTAAGATCCAAGCTGCTTATGAATTGCTTATAGACGATGAGAAACGAAGACAGTATGATATGGATAACCGAGTCAACCCTATGAAG GCGTCTGAGGCATGGATGGAGTGGCTAATGAAAAAGCGAAAAGCTTTTGCTCAACGTGGTGATATGGCAGTTGCTGCTTGGGCTGAGCAGCAACAGCGACAGTTGAATCTACGTGTCCGTCAACTTTCTCGTTCAAAG ATGGATCCTGATGAGGCAAGGAAGATTCTAGCTAGAGAGAAGGCAGCTGCTGCTAAGAATTTCTCCAATACCCTTAAAAGGCACACACTTGTTCTCAAGAAAAGAGATTTGATGAGAAGAAAGGCTGAGCAAGATCAAGATAAACTTATCAGCCAGCTCTTGGCAGCAGAAGGTCTTGAATCAGATACTGATGAATGA